Proteins co-encoded in one Alphaproteobacteria bacterium PA2 genomic window:
- a CDS encoding cation transporter: protein MAPEISVTSPLATTPPLDTFRNDRAYLGADHARNERRTWLVVAICVVTMAVQIIGGMVFHSMALIANGLHLAAHIVVLAAAAVAYGISRAFARDSRLAFGTGKVGYLVGFANGLVLATTGLMIGIESLQRVFQPEEIAYVGALELAALALLVNLLCVRILQPKAAAGPDTDGDLNLSAAHLHLTADTVVSGLAILSLAAGRAWDLTWADPVAAMAGAVLVCHFAWKLLRRTGAALLDATPSRALMDDIRQRLTVDGAQVIDLHVWRLGPGHHAAIIVLQAETPEPALAYRRRLEGIPELSHITIEVRANGDA from the coding sequence ATGGCCCCTGAGATCTCCGTGACAAGCCCGCTGGCGACAACTCCTCCCCTGGACACCTTCCGCAATGATCGCGCCTATCTGGGCGCTGACCATGCCCGCAATGAGCGGCGGACCTGGCTGGTGGTCGCCATCTGCGTGGTCACCATGGCCGTCCAGATCATCGGGGGAATGGTCTTTCATTCCATGGCGCTGATCGCCAACGGGCTGCATCTGGCGGCCCATATCGTGGTCCTGGCCGCTGCCGCCGTGGCCTATGGCATTTCCCGCGCCTTCGCCCGGGACTCCCGCCTTGCCTTCGGCACAGGCAAGGTGGGGTATCTGGTAGGCTTCGCCAATGGCCTGGTCCTGGCGACCACAGGCCTGATGATCGGTATTGAAAGCCTCCAGCGGGTCTTCCAGCCCGAGGAGATCGCCTATGTGGGCGCTCTGGAGCTGGCGGCCCTCGCCCTGCTGGTCAACCTGCTCTGCGTGCGCATCCTGCAGCCGAAGGCGGCCGCAGGGCCGGATACGGATGGTGACCTCAACCTGTCTGCAGCCCATCTGCATCTGACGGCTGACACGGTGGTCTCGGGACTGGCCATTCTGAGTCTGGCGGCAGGCCGGGCGTGGGACCTGACCTGGGCGGATCCTGTCGCCGCCATGGCTGGCGCGGTCCTGGTCTGCCACTTCGCCTGGAAGCTCTTGCGCCGGACCGGCGCGGCCCTTCTGGACGCCACACCCTCCCGAGCCCTGATGGACGATATCAGGCAGAGGCTGACCGTGGATGGCGCCCAGGTCATTGACCTTCACGTCTGGCGTTTGGGACCCGGGCATCACGCTGCGATTATCGTCCTGCAGGCCGAGACGCCTGAACCGGCCCTGGCCTATCGGCGTCGCCTGGAAGGCATTCCCGAGCTCAGCCACATTACAATTGAAGTACGGGCCAACGGCGACGCTTGA